GACAGTTCTTGATGATGTGACAGAATCAGAAAGACGCTACCTCTCTGAAATGATTAGCGATGTAGAGTATGTAATTGAATGGCTGGAAACAGGACGTAGACCAGAGAGTAAACGTGGAATTGAGAGAAGAGCAGCCTATCAAAGAGAAAAACTAGTAGATCCATTAAGAATGCAGGCGTTTGTTTATAGAGGCACGGCAGGCAGTCCGTGTAATCTTACAGAGTGGGAAAAAGAACAGCTAGAGGACGCGTTATGCTGCCTGTCACCAAGAGAAAAAGAGTGTTATATCCTAACTCACGGTGAAGGATTTTCATTTGAGGAAACGGCTAGATTTTTGTGTATTTCGAGAAGTAGTGTTCAAACACTGGTAACACGGGCACAAAATAAAATTGCAAATCGTGTAGTTTCAAGCCTATTCCTTGTCGGATAGGCTTTTTTGATCATAAAAGAATCGTATATTTATTATTTTTTGAATAAATAGAGATAAATTTCAAAAAATGATTCAAAATATTTTTAATTTATTATAATATAATACATATATTACAAAAAATAACAGGAGTTGAATGTAGTGAAACTATTCAAATCTACAGCAGTAGCTATGGCTCTAGTAGCTGGATTATCGACTTTTTCTGTTGGCGTGTCAGCAAGTGAAAATCAGCAGGTTAAACCTAAGAGCGTTAGTCTTCAAACTGCATCAACACAAGAATTAAGAATGAGTTATGAGTTGAGCCGTCTTATGAGGGAAACAAAAACAAAAGAATTTTGGGTGGGCTCAACAACTGATGTTACTTTTACACTTCTTCAATGGAGGGGGGATGGCAAGAGAGATGGGTACCCCAAGGTGACATACAAGCTTATGAATCCTAATGGAGAAGTATCCGTTAAGGAGGTATATGGTCAAATTACAATTGAAGGAGATTTTAAGATAACATTTCCCAATCTTCCTCCTGGGAGTTACTATATCCATATTATAAACAACTCTGATTTTCCGATTCACGGTTTTGGATATGTTGAATATTAAGAAAGCCATTTAAAAAACGTATGGCTGAATTTTTGCTTTAAAAATGTTTCATAAAAAAGAAGTCACTCTTGATGAGTGGCTTTTTTGTCATGCAAAAGCCACCTATATGTAGAAGGGTAAAACGATAGGGAGGTGCTGAATTGAAAAGTGTTTCTTTAAGCGATAAAGAAATTGAATTAATCATTAGCGCTCTTGACTATCAAAACTATGAATTTGCAACCTATGAGGATGATTCAGGTCATTACGATCTTAAATTAAAGCTAGAGAAACGTCTTAATCAACCAGATTCAGAGGGGGTAAATGGTGATTGAAGATTTAGTAGTGTTTCTCTTTTTTCTATCGTGTTACCTCATGCTTGGTTGTATGGTCTTAATTCCAGCATCATTACTACCAGATTTTAAGTTCTCTTTTAAAGAAAAGGTGGTGCTACTAATAGGGTGGTTACCAATTTTAATCTATTTAATTCATATAAGTGAAAATCAGGAGGGATAAGGAACATGACTCCAGATGAATTTGAAAAGCGCATGAAAGAGATATTTCCAAAAGGTTCCTACGATGAGGAAATAGCACATCAAAAAGCAGATGAACTGATGTGTGATCTACTCCGTTCTCTTGGCTATGGATCAGGTGTTGAAGTGTTTGAAAAAGCAAGTAAATGGTATGCGTAGAAAGGATGATTAATGTGGCAAGCACTACAGCAAAAGCAACAATTAGTATTGATATTGAGGGGTTAGAGAAATTGAAAGAACTTAATAGAGAGATCGGAAAGTTCGAATGTGAATTTGAAGAAATGCAGGAACGAATGAATCGAGTGAGAGAGAAAATGGGTAATTGGGAACCTAGACTAATTCGCAAACGTTAATCTCTCTAAATCTAATCAGGTGGTCGGAAATGAGAGTGTATTTGCAAAACAAACTCAATAGGTGGTGGTGATCATGTAATGGCAAAAGCAAGAAGTCCAAACCGCGACAAAGCCTTGGAGTTATGGTTCGAAAGTGGCGGAAACATTAGCAATCGAGAGCTTGCTGACCAACTAGGCGAAAAAGAAAAAACAATAAGCAACTGGAAAAGCCGAGACAAATGGAATGTAGTACTACAATCAGGTCAATGTAGTACTACAATGAAAAGTGAGTCAAATGCTGGAGCGCCAGAGGGAAATAAAAACGCCGTAGGCAATCGTGGAGGATCAGCTCCAAAAGGAAATAGCAACGCTGTAACCCACGGCTTCTTCCGTAAATACTTCCCAGAAGAAACAGCAGATATCATGCTGGAGATAGAAACCAAGTCTTCTATCGACATGCTTTGGGAAAACATCGTTATCCAGTACACAGCGATTGTGAGAGCGCAACGTATTATGTTTGTACGAGATCAGGACGATGAGACAAGAGTTTTAAAGAAAGATAAGCCAGGTATGTTTGGAACAGAAGAAGAATGGGAGTATCAACATGCCTGGGATAAACAGGCTGCATTCCTAAACGCCCAATCAAGGGCTATGACAACTCTACAAGGCTTGATTAAACGGTATGAAGAGATGCTTAACAGTTCACTGGCGACCGAAGAACAACGCTTGCGTGTTGAGAAGTTGAAAGGTGAAATAGCTGTTCTGGAACAAAAGACTTCTAAAGATGATGATAAACCTATTGAAATCCTCATCAAGCGAAAGGGTGAGGGTTAATGGTAGAAAAAGAGGTTAATCCACACTTTGAAGATTTTCTGTTTGATTGGGATTATAAGTTTTACTTTCTTGTAGGCGGCTATGGATCGTCAAAGAGCTATCATGTTGCTTTAAAATTGATACTCAAATTGTTGGACGAGAAACGGACTGCCTTAGTAGTTCGGGAAGTATACGACACTCATCGAGATTCCACATATTCGCTATTGGAAGAGATCGTTGGGGATTTGGGGTTAGAGGGTAAAGTAAAGCCGATGAGTTCCCCGATGCAAGTTAAATTCCCGAATGGTAGTAAGATAATATTCAAGGGAATGGATAAACCAGTTAAACTGAAGTCGATTAACAATATTTCAATCATTTGGATAGAGGAGTGCTCAGAGGTCAAGTATGAAGGTTTTAAAGAATTGACTGGACGTATGCGCCATCCAACTCTTCCGCTGCATATGTTGTTATCTACTAATCCAGTGAGTACAGCGAATTGGTGCTATAAGTATTTTTTCAAAGATGCCAAGAAAAAGTATTTTATACTTGATGACCAGGATTTGTACAGAGATCGTATTCTCATGATAAAAAACACGTATTATCATCACTCAACTGCTGATGATAACTTATTTCTGCCAGCCAGTTATATTGAACAGCTAGAAGAGTTAAAAATACATGACCCTGATTTGTACAGAGTCGCTCGTAAAGGACAGTTTGGAGTTAACGGTGTAGTTGTATTCCCTCAGTTCCAATCACGTCCACACGGCGAAGTTATGCAAGCTATAGAGAGGATCAGAAGACCGATTATGCGTGCAGGGATGGACTTTGGATTTCAAACATCCTACAATGCCCTGCTACGGCTTGCAGTGGATCATGGAGAGAAGATTCTTTATATCTACTGGGAGTATTACAAAAATAAAATGACAGATGATAAGACAGCAGAGGAAATAGATGAGTTTAGACGTTCTGGTGAGCTTATCAAGGCTGATAGCGCCGAGCCAAAAACCATTAGTTTCTTCCGTCAAAAAGGGTTCAACATGAGGGCAGCTAAAAAGTTCCAAGGCTCCCGTGAACAGTACACAAAGAAGATCAAACGTTTTAAAAAGATCGTTTGTTCTGATCAATGCCCAAACACCATAGAGGAATTGAAGGAGCTAACATTTGCAGTCGATAAACAAGGGGAACTACTTGAAGATGAGTTCACGATTGACCCTCATACGTTATCGGCTATTTGGTATGCGCTAGATGATTACGAGGTATCAGACTTAAAAGGTGGATCGGTTTCATTTGACTAGAAAGGAGGGCCATATGATTTTCACCGAAACAGATCGGATTAACAAAATAATTGCCGATGGAGCTAAGTCAGGCATGACATTAGAAGAGTTTATCCAACGTGAAGTTGATGAATGGGAAGCATCAGAAGTCCGTGAGCTTATGATCAAGGGCGATAAATACTATCGCGGTGACAGTGAGATTTTAAACAGGAAACGTGAAGTAATTGGCGATGGTGGTAAGGTAGAAGATAAGAACCTAGCTAACAATAAGCTTGTACACAACTTCGCAAGGAAACTAGCAGATCAAAAGGTTGGCTATCTGCTTTCTAAACCTATGAGTGTACAAACGAATAACGACAGATACCAAACCTTGCTAGGTGATTACATCGGCAAGGCTTTTTTGCGCACTCTCAAAAACGTTGGTAAGGAATCAATCAACAAGGGAAAAGCGTGGCTCCAGGTCTATTACAACGAGGCAGGAGAGTTATCATTCAAACGTATTCCTAGTGAAGAAGTCATTCCTATGTGGAAAGATAGCGCACACACTGAGTTGGACGCTGTTATCCGTGTATACGAGGTTGAAACGTATAAGGGTAGAGAGAAGAAGACTATCAAAAAAGTTGAATACTGGGACACTCAGGGTGTTAAACGCTATGTGCATGATGGACAACTCATACCAGATGTAGAAATAGGTGACGAAGGTAGTCATTTTGCTGTTATGGATGTAGCAGGCAAGGAACAAGGCCTGAACTGGGAGCGAGTACCGTTCATCTGCTTCAAGTATAACGATGAGGAAATACCTTTAATCAAGTTTATTCAATCGCTCATTAACGACTATGACTATCGTAAATCGGATAACGCTAACAACTTAGAAGATATGCCGAACAGTATTTATGTGTTAAAAGACTATGATGGTACCAACTTAGGAGAGTTCCGATACAATCTAGCTGCTTACCGCGCCGTTAAAGTAACAGGAGAAGGTGGAGTAGATACCATTAGCTTGCCGATTGATACAGAAGCCTTTAAAACTCATGTAGAGATGAACAGAAAGGATATCTATGAGTTCGGACGTGGGGTTGATACGCAGGCTAGTAACTTTGGAAATGACCCTTCAGGTATCGCATTAAAGTTTCTTTATGCTGATTTGGATATGGATGCCAACATGATTGAAACAGAGTTCCAAGCTTCAATGGAGCATCTACGCTGGTTCATTGATCAACACATAGTTAACACAACTCAACAAGATTTTAGCAATGAAACAGTTGAGTTTATTTTCAACCGAGACATTTTAATCAACGAAACGGATGCGATTACAAATGCAAAGGATAGTGTGGGCATCATATCTGACGAGACAATTGTCGCTAACCACCCGTGGACAACCAATGCACAAGACGAGATTGCGAGGAAAAAGAAAGAGCGTGAGGACATGGTTTCACAATCAGATCCATACGCTGGTTTCGATCCTAAGGAAGAGCCTGAATGAAAAAGTGTAAACAGCCACCACGTAACTATTGGCAAAAGCGTAGTGAGCAGGTAGCACAGATGTCCTTTGATGAGGCTGACAAATATGCCGAGCAACTTAGAAAAGAGTATGACCGAGCTATAGCAAGTATTAAGCGAGAGATTGAGGTATTCTATCAACGCTTTGCAAACAACAATGAAATTGATCTAGCAGATGCCCGTAAATTACTTACAGGTAGTGAAATGAAAGAGTTCAAAATGACGCTAGAAGAGTTTACAGCAAGAGCTAAGGGAAACTTAGATGGTCGTTGGACAAAGGAACTAAATAACGTCTACTACAAAACTCGTGTAAGCCGTTTAGAGGCACTTTTAGTTCAGATAAGGCAATCAGTCGAGGAGTTGACTGCAAAGCAAGAGAGGGGTACCAAAGGACTCCTGATGAGCAACTACACGGACACTTATTATCGAACTGTATTCGAGATTCAAAAAGGTACAGGTGTAGGTGTTTCTTTTGCTCGAGTGGACAAAGAATCACTAGAGAAAACGCTACAAATAAATTGGAAAGATGGCAACTACAGCGAACGTATCTGGAGCAATCGAGATAAATTGCTATCTGAGGTTCAAACACTGCTTTCTCAATCGTTCATCCGTGGAGATAGTTCCGATAAAACAGCAAAAGCATTGTCAGAACGAATGAACGTTTCCTATTCCCATGCAGCAAGAATTATGAGAACCGAGAGCAGCTATATCACCCATCAAGCTACTATGGATGGTTATAAGGCAAGTGGAGTGGTTAGAAAGTATGAGATTTTAGCCTCTTTAGATGGGAGAACAAGTAGAATTTGCCGGAGTCTTGATGGAAAAGTGTTCAAACTGAGTGAACAAGAGGTTGGGGTTACTTACCCCCCGTTCCATCCGAACTGTCGAACAACTGTTGTTCCTTACTTTGAGGATGAAATTGACGTAGGTGAACGTATCGCAAGAGATAACAAAGGCAATGTGTATTATGTTCCTGCTGATATGACATATGGACAGTGGGAAGAAAAATACGTTGCATAAATAAGCCGTTTCGGTACTGTCGGCGTAAAAAAACAGGACATCACCGGACGCGACCGGGTTACAAAGCGAAGATGAAAGGGTGAATATCATGGATTGGTTGAAAAAGTTGCTTCAAGAGTTAGGTGCTCCAGAGGAACGTATCGAGAAGATTACAGGGAGTGTAGAGGAAAATTACAAGGGATATGTACCAAAACATCGGTTTGATGAGATCAACGATACTAAGAAAGAATTAGAAGGCCAGATCAAGGATCGTGACAAGCAACTTACAGAACTGAAGAAGAACACAGGTGACAATGAGGACTTGAAGAAGCAGATTGAGACGTTGCAAGCAGAGAATAAGACGAAAGGGGAAGAATACGAAACTAAACTCAAGGATATGCAGGTGTCTACGGCTATCAAGCTGGCTCTTACAGGAGAAGCACACGACCCTGACCTAATTGCTAGTTTATTGGACAAATCAAAAATTGAGATCAATGAAGATGGAACCTTAAAAGGCGGTCTTGATGATCAAGTTAAGGCGTTGCGTGAGAGCAAGGCTTTTTTGTTTGTCGAAAAACAGGAAAGGGAATCCAAAACGACTTTCAAAGGAGCTACACCAGTAGACGGTAGTGGTCGACAAACAGACCGTACTACAAATAGCGTTGGAGCCAATTTTGCTAAACAAGCGAACCAAGCTGGCAAACCATCAGAAAACAATATTTGGGGTTAGAAAGGGGAGTTTTAAATGCCATATGTTAAGGATTACGGAAAAAGAGAGGAAATCAACTTCCTTGCAAGCCAGAAATATACCAGTTTCACCTATCAAGTTTCAGATAAAGATGTTGCTCCGAATAAAGAAGGTCGAAAAATTGTGCCTGCTGGAACGGTTTATCCGAGCAATGATGATAAAGCCATCGGTATTCTCTTGGTAGATGCTGATGTTACGGAAGGTCCACAGCCAGCGCCTATTCTGGTGGATGCTTGGATTCTGGAGGCTCGCTTACCAAATGCTCCTACAGCAGAAGCAAAAACAGCAATGAAAAATATCTCATTTAAAACAATCGTTTAGGGAGGAATATAAATTATGGCAAATGTACTTGAATTATTTAATCAACGCGATATTCTGAATTACCTTCAAAATCGAGAGTATCCAGCCTTACTAGGTGAAACGCTCTTTCCAGAAGTGAAACGTCAAAGTTTGGAGTTTGATCAGATCAAAGGAGCAGGGAAAATCCCAGTTGTAGCAAGTGTGCATGCGTTTGATTCTGAGGCTGAAATTGGTAGCCGTGAAGCAAGTAAACAGGCGTTAGAACTTGCGCTAATTAAACGTAAGCTACCGTTAAAAGAAAAAGACATCATTGCATTGGAAAGCCCACGTAATACCGCCGAGCAACAATACTTGATGCAAGAGGTTTTCAACGACATTGATGTTTTAGTACAAGGTGTAAAAGCCAGAGTTGAAGCTATGCGAATGGAGGTTTTAGCGAAAGGCACAGTTACACTTACAGAGAACAACCTCAACGGAGTAATAAAGTACGGGGTACCATCGGAACACAAGGAAGCTTTAGCAGGTGACAACGTGTGGACAAATGCTAACAGCGATCCAATCGGTGACTTAGAACGTTGGTCAGATACTTTAGATACGAAACCAACTCGCGCTTTAACATCTCGTGCCATATTGAATGCTTTATTGCGTCATCCGAAGATCATTGGTGCGCTATATGGACGTGACTCTATGCGCGTACCAACACGGGCAGACCTGAATGCATTCATGACTCAACACGAACTTCCGGTTATTGCTACGTATGACCAAGTTTACCGAAAACAAAAAGCCGATGGCACATATGAGCGCTTGCGTTACTTCCCGAACAACAGTTTTGTTATGTTTGGTGATGGCATGCTTGGTGAAACGATTTATGGTCCAACAGCAGAAGAGATTCGCCTTACCCGTGATCCTAGTATACAAATCAGCACCATCGGCAATGTCTTAGCGATGGTTTATGAAGAAGGACGTGACCCTGTGAGCACTTGGACAAAAGCTGTTGCAACTGCTTTACCTTCATTTCCTGCTGCTGATGAGGTGTTCCAAGCACAACCAATTACAGGATAAGGTGGTGTTTCAAGGTGAAAGTAAAAGTTTTGGATATCCCCATCCGATACAACCATAACACATATCGGGTGGGGGAAGTGTTTGAAATAGAAGAAGAACATTTGAGGGGGATTGAAGAGTTAGTTGTCCCACAAATAAGTGAGGAATCACAAGAACCAGAGACGTACCCTTTAGAAGAGAAATCTATAGACAAAATGACTGTAGCTGAGTTGAAAGAATACGCGATACAACATGATATTGATCTAGGCGAAGCAACTAAAAAAGACGATATCCTTGCTGTTATCAAAGGTGCTGAATCTAATGAATGATGATGTACTAGCTCTAATAAAACTTAGAATGAACCTATCGAACGATAATCTTGATTTACTGATTAAATCTTATATCCATGAGATAGAAAAGCGTATTCTTCATTACTGTCACATTTCTGAGGTACCAGAAGCTCTACAGTTTGTATGGGCTTCTATGGTCATTGACGCATTGAGGATTGAACAAGCAACAGTCAGTGAAGTGGATGCCGCAACTGCTATTAGTGAGTCAATCAAGATTGGCGATACTTCAAACTCTCCAGGTAAAAGTGAGGGGGTAACAAGTACCTCAAAAAATGTAATAGAGTCAGTAGTTTTAAATTATCGAGTGGATCTGAACCGATATCGAAAGTTGGTGTGGTAATGAACTACGCAAAGCATCGAATGGCGTTAGAACGTATGTATGAGGACAAGGCTACTGTTAAACGGGTAATAGAAACCGAAACGCCTTGGGGTGAGACAAAAGTTGAACCCACTACCATCTATGAAGATCAGCCTTGCCGACTCTCCCAGAAAGCCCTTGGAACAAATGGACAGACAGCCACAGTAAACCAAGTTGTGTATGAAACAAAACTCTTTATCTCACCAGATGTTGTAATTTTGCAAGGTGACGAGATAGAGGTTACAGGCAGAGGAGTTACACGAACTTATACAGCAGGCGAACCATTCCCTTATCCTACTCATCAAGAGATTAGCATTCAACGCAAGGAGAAAGCATAATGGCAGGAAGCTTTGATATGGGGGGTTTTGAGCGTTTGGCAAAGGCTTTTCAAAAGGCGAATGATGAACGGGTAATAGAACGATTCATCCGAGAATTTCTTATGGAAATGGCGTATAGAGCTGAACGGAAGATAAAAAAACGCACAATAGTTGGGCCTACTGGTGATTTGAAAAAAAGCTGGAGAGTAGGGAAGATTGAAAAGCATGGTAATAATTATATGGTTGAAATCTTTTCTAACCTTGATTATGCATCATTCGTGGAATATGGTTTTCGCTCACACTGGGTACCTGGTAGATGGGAAGGTAACCAATTTGTCTATGATCCAGCAGCCAAGACTGGAATGCAGGTTGGTGAAAAAGGCGGATGGGTAGAAGGTCGATTCATGATGACCATTTCCATGAAAGAGATTGAAAAAGAGTTACCACGCTATCTTGAAAAACGCCAAGCTGAGTTAATAAACGACATCATGAATGGACGGCCAGTTAGAAGAGGTGATTCCAATTGAAATAACGATTAATGATGTCCGCAACGCTGTTATGTCAGCAATCAAAAAAGCGTACCCAACAGCTAAAGTATACGGAGAACAACTACCACAAGGTTTTAAGGAGCCTTGTTTTTTTGTACTCATGTTAGAAGGTAGTCAGGATAAAGAGCTAGACAGGCGTTACAAGCGTTTTCACCCGTTTGACATCCATTACTTTACCTCATCTAATTCAGAGCGCTACGAGATCGCTGAGAGGCTGATAGAGGTATTGGAATTGATTGATCTAAAAGGCAAGCCCATTCGAGGGATTAAGATGCGACACACGATTGTAGATGATGTGTTGCATTTTTTTGTTGATTACAACTTTCATGTTGTACGCCCAAAACCTACGGTTCCTAAGATGCAAAGGAACTGGATTGAAAGGGGGTTAAAGTATGAGTAAGAAAAATAGCGAAGCACCACGGTTTAAGAAAGAACAGTTTATCGGTTCTGATCGGTATACAGAGGTTCAGAAAGATATCATTTCTGCTCTATTAGACAAAGAGAACACCTATACGAGGGAAGAAGTAGACAACATTCTCTTAGATTTTTCGAGAAAGGAGTTTGGTTGATATGATGCAAAATTGGATAGCTCAGAACAAAGTGCGTCCTGATACGTACGT
This is a stretch of genomic DNA from Brevibacillus laterosporus DSM 25. It encodes these proteins:
- a CDS encoding sigma factor-like helix-turn-helix DNA-binding protein, producing the protein MNTMQELLKEYKETRKKLKKAYADLRATETVLDDVTESERRYLSEMISDVEYVIEWLETGRRPESKRGIERRAAYQREKLVDPLRMQAFVYRGTAGSPCNLTEWEKEQLEDALCCLSPREKECYILTHGEGFSFEETARFLCISRSSVQTLVTRAQNKIANRVVSSLFLVG
- a CDS encoding prealbumin-like fold domain-containing protein codes for the protein MKLFKSTAVAMALVAGLSTFSVGVSASENQQVKPKSVSLQTASTQELRMSYELSRLMRETKTKEFWVGSTTDVTFTLLQWRGDGKRDGYPKVTYKLMNPNGEVSVKEVYGQITIEGDFKITFPNLPPGSYYIHIINNSDFPIHGFGYVEY
- the terS gene encoding phage terminase small subunit, with product MAKARSPNRDKALELWFESGGNISNRELADQLGEKEKTISNWKSRDKWNVVLQSGQCSTTMKSESNAGAPEGNKNAVGNRGGSAPKGNSNAVTHGFFRKYFPEETADIMLEIETKSSIDMLWENIVIQYTAIVRAQRIMFVRDQDDETRVLKKDKPGMFGTEEEWEYQHAWDKQAAFLNAQSRAMTTLQGLIKRYEEMLNSSLATEEQRLRVEKLKGEIAVLEQKTSKDDDKPIEILIKRKGEG
- a CDS encoding PBSX family phage terminase large subunit; translation: MVEKEVNPHFEDFLFDWDYKFYFLVGGYGSSKSYHVALKLILKLLDEKRTALVVREVYDTHRDSTYSLLEEIVGDLGLEGKVKPMSSPMQVKFPNGSKIIFKGMDKPVKLKSINNISIIWIEECSEVKYEGFKELTGRMRHPTLPLHMLLSTNPVSTANWCYKYFFKDAKKKYFILDDQDLYRDRILMIKNTYYHHSTADDNLFLPASYIEQLEELKIHDPDLYRVARKGQFGVNGVVVFPQFQSRPHGEVMQAIERIRRPIMRAGMDFGFQTSYNALLRLAVDHGEKILYIYWEYYKNKMTDDKTAEEIDEFRRSGELIKADSAEPKTISFFRQKGFNMRAAKKFQGSREQYTKKIKRFKKIVCSDQCPNTIEELKELTFAVDKQGELLEDEFTIDPHTLSAIWYALDDYEVSDLKGGSVSFD
- a CDS encoding phage portal protein, which codes for MIFTETDRINKIIADGAKSGMTLEEFIQREVDEWEASEVRELMIKGDKYYRGDSEILNRKREVIGDGGKVEDKNLANNKLVHNFARKLADQKVGYLLSKPMSVQTNNDRYQTLLGDYIGKAFLRTLKNVGKESINKGKAWLQVYYNEAGELSFKRIPSEEVIPMWKDSAHTELDAVIRVYEVETYKGREKKTIKKVEYWDTQGVKRYVHDGQLIPDVEIGDEGSHFAVMDVAGKEQGLNWERVPFICFKYNDEEIPLIKFIQSLINDYDYRKSDNANNLEDMPNSIYVLKDYDGTNLGEFRYNLAAYRAVKVTGEGGVDTISLPIDTEAFKTHVEMNRKDIYEFGRGVDTQASNFGNDPSGIALKFLYADLDMDANMIETEFQASMEHLRWFIDQHIVNTTQQDFSNETVEFIFNRDILINETDAITNAKDSVGIISDETIVANHPWTTNAQDEIARKKKEREDMVSQSDPYAGFDPKEEPE
- a CDS encoding minor capsid protein; translation: MKKCKQPPRNYWQKRSEQVAQMSFDEADKYAEQLRKEYDRAIASIKREIEVFYQRFANNNEIDLADARKLLTGSEMKEFKMTLEEFTARAKGNLDGRWTKELNNVYYKTRVSRLEALLVQIRQSVEELTAKQERGTKGLLMSNYTDTYYRTVFEIQKGTGVGVSFARVDKESLEKTLQINWKDGNYSERIWSNRDKLLSEVQTLLSQSFIRGDSSDKTAKALSERMNVSYSHAARIMRTESSYITHQATMDGYKASGVVRKYEILASLDGRTSRICRSLDGKVFKLSEQEVGVTYPPFHPNCRTTVVPYFEDEIDVGERIARDNKGNVYYVPADMTYGQWEEKYVA
- a CDS encoding phage scaffolding protein encodes the protein MDWLKKLLQELGAPEERIEKITGSVEENYKGYVPKHRFDEINDTKKELEGQIKDRDKQLTELKKNTGDNEDLKKQIETLQAENKTKGEEYETKLKDMQVSTAIKLALTGEAHDPDLIASLLDKSKIEINEDGTLKGGLDDQVKALRESKAFLFVEKQERESKTTFKGATPVDGSGRQTDRTTNSVGANFAKQANQAGKPSENNIWG
- a CDS encoding major capsid protein, whose product is MANVLELFNQRDILNYLQNREYPALLGETLFPEVKRQSLEFDQIKGAGKIPVVASVHAFDSEAEIGSREASKQALELALIKRKLPLKEKDIIALESPRNTAEQQYLMQEVFNDIDVLVQGVKARVEAMRMEVLAKGTVTLTENNLNGVIKYGVPSEHKEALAGDNVWTNANSDPIGDLERWSDTLDTKPTRALTSRAILNALLRHPKIIGALYGRDSMRVPTRADLNAFMTQHELPVIATYDQVYRKQKADGTYERLRYFPNNSFVMFGDGMLGETIYGPTAEEIRLTRDPSIQISTIGNVLAMVYEEGRDPVSTWTKAVATALPSFPAADEVFQAQPITG
- a CDS encoding phage head-tail connector protein, which encodes MNDDVLALIKLRMNLSNDNLDLLIKSYIHEIEKRILHYCHISEVPEALQFVWASMVIDALRIEQATVSEVDAATAISESIKIGDTSNSPGKSEGVTSTSKNVIESVVLNYRVDLNRYRKLVW
- a CDS encoding HK97 gp10 family phage protein → MAGSFDMGGFERLAKAFQKANDERVIERFIREFLMEMAYRAERKIKKRTIVGPTGDLKKSWRVGKIEKHGNNYMVEIFSNLDYASFVEYGFRSHWVPGRWEGNQFVYDPAAKTGMQVGEKGGWVEGRFMMTISMKEIEKELPRYLEKRQAELINDIMNGRPVRRGDSN
- a CDS encoding phage tail terminator family protein translates to MDGQLEEVIPIEITINDVRNAVMSAIKKAYPTAKVYGEQLPQGFKEPCFFVLMLEGSQDKELDRRYKRFHPFDIHYFTSSNSERYEIAERLIEVLELIDLKGKPIRGIKMRHTIVDDVLHFFVDYNFHVVRPKPTVPKMQRNWIERGLKYE